One genomic region from Metallosphaera tengchongensis encodes:
- the lysS gene encoding lysine--tRNA ligase translates to MKWDERRLNLLNEMKSEGINPYPQKYDLTHTITQLREIGKSREDRPKEPFLTGVKTAGRVANVRRHGKASFVDLFDDGEKLQIYLRINELGEKYEKFFKYVDRGDIVGVTGDLFFTAKGELTLLVKDFVMLSKSLIEPPDWSVMSPEFRYSHRYVDFLYNDKARKNMEIRFKILKEIRNFLNSEGFMEVETPILQPVYGGALARPFKSHINYLNEDWYLRISLELYLKRFIVGGFNKIFEIGKVFRNEDIDVTHNPEFTLMELYWAYADYIDIMNLTERLFKHLADKVLSGTKISYKIGEKTHEIDLSNFRRVSMYDSLSDLLGRNVETISDEELKAYLDKYGLTPRGSLYVRGLMIEKLFDKLVSPNLIQPTFVMDYPLETTPLCKPHRTKPGLVERFELYIAGVEFANAYTELNDPIMQDKLFREEQEMMKRGDQEAHPYDKDFITALSYGMPPTGGLGIGIDRLVMLFTDNQSIKEVIPFPMISSKLTEE, encoded by the coding sequence ATGAAGTGGGACGAAAGAAGGCTTAACCTCCTAAATGAAATGAAAAGTGAGGGAATTAACCCTTATCCTCAGAAGTACGATTTAACCCATACAATTACTCAGCTTAGAGAGATTGGAAAATCCAGGGAGGACAGACCAAAGGAGCCTTTCCTTACTGGAGTAAAAACGGCAGGCAGGGTAGCTAATGTAAGGAGACACGGTAAAGCGTCATTTGTAGATTTATTTGATGATGGTGAAAAATTGCAAATTTACCTGAGGATCAATGAACTTGGGGAAAAATATGAGAAGTTTTTCAAGTACGTGGATAGGGGAGACATTGTAGGAGTAACCGGAGATCTCTTCTTCACAGCTAAGGGAGAGCTCACCCTCCTTGTGAAGGATTTTGTCATGCTCTCTAAGTCATTGATAGAGCCGCCAGACTGGTCTGTGATGAGCCCAGAGTTTAGGTACTCCCACAGATATGTGGATTTTCTGTACAACGATAAGGCAAGGAAAAACATGGAAATTAGATTTAAAATTCTCAAAGAGATAAGAAATTTTCTAAATAGCGAGGGTTTCATGGAGGTCGAGACACCAATATTGCAACCTGTGTACGGTGGGGCGTTAGCTAGGCCCTTTAAGTCTCACATAAACTACCTTAACGAAGACTGGTACCTACGGATTTCTCTTGAACTTTACCTGAAAAGATTCATTGTCGGTGGATTTAACAAAATATTTGAGATAGGAAAGGTGTTCAGGAATGAGGACATTGACGTTACCCATAATCCTGAGTTCACTCTAATGGAGCTCTATTGGGCTTACGCAGACTACATCGACATCATGAATTTAACAGAAAGGCTGTTCAAACATCTAGCCGACAAGGTTCTCTCTGGGACTAAAATTTCGTATAAAATTGGGGAAAAGACCCACGAAATCGACCTGTCAAACTTTAGAAGGGTAAGCATGTACGACTCGCTCTCAGATCTACTTGGGAGGAATGTCGAGACTATATCTGATGAGGAATTGAAAGCTTATCTGGACAAATATGGGCTAACTCCTCGAGGATCCCTTTACGTGAGGGGCTTAATGATAGAGAAGCTCTTCGATAAGTTAGTTTCCCCCAACTTGATACAACCAACCTTCGTTATGGATTACCCGTTGGAGACCACCCCCCTTTGCAAACCGCATAGAACTAAGCCAGGTCTAGTTGAGAGGTTCGAGCTCTACATAGCCGGTGTTGAGTTTGCCAACGCTTACACGGAGCTAAACGACCCAATCATGCAGGACAAGTTGTTCAGGGAGGAGCAAGAGATGATGAAGAGAGGCGACCAGGAAGCGCATCCTTACGACAAGGACTTTATTACCGCATTAAGTTACGGTATGCCTCCAACAGGAGGTCTAGGGATAGGGATAGATCGGCTTGTGATGCTCTTCACGGATAATCAGAGCATAAAAGAGGTCATACCTTTCCCCATGATTAGCTCTAAGCTTACTGAGGAATAA
- the cdvB1/B2 gene encoding cell division protein CdvB1/B2 — protein MLGKDFQKYWAGSEDRDTFGGLKGAFKSKEPLKYKIVQARYRLGSMINRLDVYISRLQERDRTLFERVVSAQMAKDTNRAAMYANEVAEIRKMSKQLITTQIALEQVQLRLETVGELGEVFVNLIPVVGVISELRSVLKGVMPEISIELSGLAEDLQGVVIEAGDFTGGYSYTGAASPEARRILDEASAIAEQRMKEKFPDLPVNALAQRA, from the coding sequence ATGCTTGGCAAAGACTTCCAAAAGTATTGGGCTGGATCTGAAGATAGGGATACATTTGGTGGACTAAAAGGTGCATTCAAGAGTAAGGAACCTTTAAAGTACAAGATCGTTCAAGCCAGGTACAGATTAGGTTCAATGATAAACAGACTTGACGTTTATATATCTCGTCTCCAAGAGAGGGACAGAACACTCTTCGAAAGAGTAGTCAGTGCCCAAATGGCCAAGGACACTAACAGGGCTGCGATGTACGCTAACGAAGTAGCTGAGATAAGGAAAATGAGCAAACAACTAATCACTACCCAAATAGCGCTTGAGCAAGTCCAATTGAGATTGGAGACCGTCGGAGAGCTTGGTGAAGTATTTGTAAATCTGATACCAGTCGTTGGAGTCATCAGCGAATTGAGATCAGTGCTCAAAGGAGTTATGCCCGAGATATCAATTGAGCTCTCTGGATTGGCAGAAGACCTACAAGGTGTAGTAATCGAGGCTGGCGACTTCACTGGAGGGTACTCATACACCGGTGCAGCCTCACCAGAGGCAAGGAGGATATTGGACGAGGCCTCCGCTATCGCAGAGCAGAGAATGAAGGAAAAGTTCCCAGATTTGCCGGTCAACGCCCTGGCCCAGAGAGCGTAA
- a CDS encoding tryptophan--tRNA ligase — MAEDNFTVTPWEVKGKVDYDKLIVQFGTQKITDELRKSIESAINDKLHVMLRRNVFFSHRDLDLVLNDYKSGKGFFLYTGRAPSLGMHIGHMIPFLFTAWLQREFGVNVYIEITDDEKFMRNQDYTLEQTRQWAYDNILDIIAAGFDPDKTFIFQDTEYIKNMYTLAIKVAKKLTFSEVRATFGLDVSSNIGIIFYPALQIVPTMFEKKRCLIPAGIDQDPYWRLQRDIAESLGYYKAAQIHSKFLPPLTGPEGKMSSSNPESAIYLVDDPRTVERKIMKYAFSGGQPTIELQRKLGANIDIDVPFQWLYYFFEEDDERIKKIEEDYRTGKMLTGEIKQILAEKLNQFLEKHRERREKAKEMVKDFKYEGKLARSMWEKIHE, encoded by the coding sequence GTGGCCGAGGATAACTTTACCGTAACCCCATGGGAAGTTAAGGGAAAGGTCGATTATGACAAATTAATTGTCCAATTTGGAACCCAGAAGATAACTGACGAGCTTAGGAAGAGCATCGAGTCTGCCATAAACGACAAACTACACGTGATGTTGAGGAGGAATGTGTTTTTCTCCCATAGAGATCTAGACCTGGTCCTCAACGACTACAAGAGTGGAAAGGGGTTCTTCCTTTACACAGGCAGGGCACCATCCTTAGGAATGCACATAGGACATATGATACCCTTCCTGTTTACAGCTTGGCTTCAACGTGAGTTTGGAGTTAACGTTTACATAGAGATAACAGATGACGAGAAATTCATGCGGAACCAAGACTATACGCTTGAACAAACTAGACAGTGGGCTTACGACAATATCCTGGATATAATAGCAGCAGGTTTTGATCCAGATAAGACTTTCATATTCCAGGACACGGAGTACATAAAGAACATGTATACTCTGGCCATCAAGGTAGCCAAGAAGTTAACTTTCTCAGAGGTTAGAGCTACTTTTGGCCTTGACGTTTCCTCCAATATTGGAATTATCTTCTATCCAGCCCTTCAGATAGTCCCAACTATGTTCGAAAAAAAGCGCTGTTTGATCCCTGCAGGGATAGACCAAGACCCCTACTGGAGGCTTCAGAGGGATATTGCGGAGAGCCTTGGGTATTACAAAGCGGCTCAAATACACAGCAAATTCTTACCTCCTCTTACAGGTCCTGAGGGAAAAATGAGCTCATCCAATCCTGAATCTGCAATTTACCTTGTAGATGATCCAAGGACTGTTGAAAGAAAGATCATGAAGTATGCTTTTTCTGGGGGTCAACCCACTATTGAATTACAAAGAAAACTTGGCGCAAACATTGACATAGACGTGCCGTTCCAATGGCTATACTACTTTTTCGAGGAAGATGATGAGAGGATTAAGAAGATAGAGGAGGATTACAGAACGGGCAAAATGTTGACAGGGGAAATTAAGCAAATACTTGCTGAAAAATTAAATCAATTCCTTGAAAAACATAGGGAAAGGAGGGAGAAGGCCAAAGAAATGGTCAAAGACTTCAAATATGAAGGAAAGCTAGCACGAAGCATGTGGGAGAAAATTCACGAATAA
- the cbp1 gene encoding CRISPR DNA repeat-binding protein Cbp1: MQEDITEKVKEMYNRGRSIREIAKELSMSYSRTRKILKDSGVQFRGKTPPQLIQQVIEYGKQGYSANKISKLLNMNSNTVLRILKKHNLVKTKRKLTQDKVQRIAEMYKSGASIYKIAKELDISTNLVVYYLKKLHLKN, from the coding sequence ATGCAAGAGGACATTACTGAAAAAGTAAAGGAAATGTACAATAGAGGGAGGTCAATAAGGGAGATCGCTAAGGAGCTCAGCATGAGCTACTCAAGAACTAGGAAAATACTCAAAGATAGTGGGGTTCAGTTCCGTGGAAAGACTCCCCCTCAACTAATTCAACAGGTGATTGAGTACGGAAAGCAGGGGTATAGCGCTAATAAAATTAGCAAACTTCTCAATATGAATTCCAACACTGTATTGAGAATACTCAAGAAGCACAACCTTGTAAAGACAAAGAGAAAACTAACTCAAGATAAAGTGCAGAGAATTGCTGAGATGTATAAAAGTGGAGCGTCCATTTATAAAATTGCCAAGGAACTTGACATATCCACAAACCTAGTAGTGTATTATCTAAAGAAGTTACATCTTAAAAATTAG
- a CDS encoding LysE family transporter, translating into MEGFLVPLTGLILGLSLAAPPGPVNSVIASESLRSKLHGMSVGLGAMTADFTFFLLTFFFGNFIPIEVRYVFYIVGGIFMIWLSIQVLKSSMSSRTTRGNYITGLLMGLTNPFQIAWWLTSGLFMVQEIGILAIPGFFGGIVIWITVFPIFVHRYGKGISHLIKIVSFLILLAFGSYVLIEGIVLIAHL; encoded by the coding sequence GTGGAAGGTTTCCTAGTACCCCTTACTGGTCTTATTTTGGGTTTGTCTCTAGCTGCACCTCCAGGACCTGTTAATTCAGTTATTGCTTCCGAGTCCTTACGGTCGAAGCTCCACGGAATGAGCGTGGGTTTAGGGGCTATGACAGCGGATTTTACCTTTTTCCTCCTTACTTTCTTTTTCGGAAACTTCATTCCAATAGAGGTTAGATACGTCTTCTACATTGTCGGAGGCATTTTCATGATATGGCTCTCCATTCAAGTTCTAAAGTCTTCCATGTCCTCAAGGACCACCAGAGGGAACTATATCACGGGGCTCCTCATGGGACTTACCAACCCATTTCAAATAGCTTGGTGGCTTACCAGTGGTCTCTTTATGGTTCAAGAGATTGGGATTCTAGCTATCCCCGGTTTCTTTGGAGGCATAGTAATCTGGATCACAGTGTTTCCAATATTTGTGCATAGATATGGAAAAGGAATTTCGCATCTTATAAAAATAGTATCATTCCTAATTTTATTGGCTTTCGGCTCTTACGTCCTCATAGAGGGCATAGTTCTCATAGCCCACTTATAA
- a CDS encoding helix-turn-helix domain-containing protein produces MVGYGLSEADVEAFVKIIRSNNGKDVDSIAEELGISKSRASLILKRLSDAGLVSKQKSSGSKGGRPKYIYNVDKSEVIEKMKIRASELCSDLSGIISGL; encoded by the coding sequence ATGGTGGGTTACGGTCTGTCAGAGGCTGATGTAGAGGCTTTCGTTAAAATAATAAGAAGCAACAATGGTAAGGATGTTGACTCCATAGCGGAAGAGTTGGGAATCAGTAAGAGCAGGGCGAGCCTAATATTGAAAAGGTTGTCTGACGCTGGGTTAGTATCTAAGCAAAAAAGTTCTGGATCTAAAGGGGGAAGACCAAAGTATATCTACAATGTAGATAAGAGTGAAGTTATTGAGAAGATGAAGATAAGAGCCTCAGAGCTATGCTCAGACCTGTCTGGGATTATAAGTGGGCTATGA
- a CDS encoding Mrp/NBP35 family ATP-binding protein: MSSNPFRLQSPQPAKQPRDLRKAPAAPQVQGADLKVQSRMKNVKYKIAILSGKGGVGKSFVSSNLAMALAAAGKGVGIIDVDFHGPSVPKMLGVRGQMLTADDNGINPVNGPFGIKVVSIDFLLPRDDTPVIWRGSIKHSAIRQFLGDVNWGQLDYLLIDMPPGTGDEALSVAQLVPNITGFIIVTIPSEVSTLAVRRSINFAKTVNTKILGVVENMSYFVCPSESKNYYIFGQDKGKKMAEELGVPLLGQVPLDPRIAESNDLGEPFFLKYLDSPASKEFLSIADKVIEMVENQKLPDLNLK; this comes from the coding sequence ATGAGTTCCAATCCATTCAGATTGCAATCTCCTCAACCGGCTAAACAGCCTAGAGATTTAAGAAAGGCCCCAGCAGCTCCTCAGGTGCAGGGTGCTGACCTAAAGGTCCAATCCAGAATGAAGAACGTGAAATATAAGATTGCCATACTTAGCGGTAAGGGTGGTGTAGGGAAGTCATTCGTCTCGTCGAATCTAGCAATGGCCCTGGCAGCGGCAGGCAAAGGGGTAGGGATTATAGATGTAGATTTCCACGGTCCTTCAGTTCCTAAGATGCTGGGAGTAAGGGGTCAGATGCTTACCGCCGACGATAACGGTATAAACCCGGTAAATGGTCCCTTCGGGATAAAGGTTGTCTCAATTGACTTCCTGTTACCAAGAGATGACACTCCAGTAATATGGAGAGGATCCATAAAACACTCTGCAATAAGGCAATTTCTTGGGGACGTTAACTGGGGTCAATTGGATTACCTTCTAATTGACATGCCCCCTGGAACAGGGGATGAGGCTCTGTCCGTGGCTCAGCTAGTCCCCAACATAACTGGTTTCATCATTGTAACAATTCCATCAGAAGTGTCTACACTAGCTGTAAGGAGGTCCATTAACTTCGCTAAGACAGTCAACACCAAAATCCTAGGTGTTGTGGAGAACATGAGCTACTTCGTGTGCCCGTCGGAGTCTAAGAACTACTACATCTTTGGGCAAGACAAGGGTAAGAAAATGGCTGAGGAGTTGGGAGTCCCCCTACTAGGTCAAGTACCGTTGGATCCAAGGATAGCTGAGTCCAACGATTTAGGAGAACCGTTCTTCCTGAAATACCTCGATTCACCCGCATCTAAGGAGTTCCTTAGTATAGCTGACAAAGTAATAGAAATGGTAGAGAATCAGAAACTACCAGACCTCAACTTGAAGTAA
- a CDS encoding adenylate kinase family protein, with protein MIVVISGSPGTGKTAVSLALSKLTGMDYLHVSSFVLEKGLYVKYDEARSSYEIDDETVAQELEKFLKDRKNIVIETVYPSLINNADRVVVLRRDPRRLFEELSQRGWSKLKIVENVEAEILGYVSTEAKEWFGKVCEIDTTNLSVDQVVGKIMNETCDHDIDWLDRQDIQELLFYLDKIIN; from the coding sequence ATGATAGTTGTTATTTCAGGTTCTCCAGGTACTGGAAAGACGGCAGTAAGTTTGGCTCTCTCCAAACTAACCGGAATGGATTACCTTCACGTATCCAGTTTCGTTTTAGAAAAAGGACTTTACGTGAAATACGATGAAGCTAGATCCTCTTACGAGATAGATGACGAAACAGTTGCCCAGGAGCTGGAAAAGTTCCTAAAGGACAGGAAGAACATCGTTATCGAGACGGTCTATCCGTCCCTAATTAACAACGCCGATAGAGTCGTAGTCCTACGAAGGGATCCAAGAAGACTGTTTGAGGAATTAAGTCAAAGAGGATGGAGTAAACTTAAGATAGTTGAGAACGTAGAGGCAGAAATTTTGGGTTATGTGTCCACGGAGGCTAAAGAATGGTTCGGTAAGGTATGCGAGATAGATACTACTAATCTCTCAGTGGATCAGGTTGTGGGAAAAATAATGAATGAGACATGCGATCACGACATAGATTGGCTAGATAGGCAGGATATCCAAGAGTTGCTTTTCTACTTAGATAAGATTATTAATTAA
- a CDS encoding rhomboid family intramembrane serine protease, with translation MIFILIGFLIGIITYTYSPYLFSLLIQINYLVLRGNYTALVTSIFVTNSFTDFIFNFFSMGVIYYLFGSKAGKYEYLVFVISGVVGNILTLAFFSPFVASAGASGGIFGILSFYIADDMLEFNRIDRNGIILLIIVFVLSDIIPNVNYVAHIGGILAGVLLAITRRRLLSIFRENRNI, from the coding sequence ATGATATTCATTCTTATAGGATTTTTAATTGGTATAATAACTTATACATATTCTCCCTATTTGTTCTCACTGCTCATTCAAATAAACTACCTGGTTTTGAGAGGCAACTACACCGCGTTAGTTACGTCAATATTTGTCACAAACAGTTTCACTGATTTTATTTTTAATTTTTTCTCAATGGGAGTAATATACTATCTTTTTGGTTCCAAGGCTGGAAAGTATGAGTATCTGGTCTTCGTAATATCTGGAGTTGTGGGGAACATCTTGACCCTAGCGTTTTTCTCCCCATTTGTGGCGTCTGCTGGAGCTTCAGGTGGGATTTTTGGAATACTTTCGTTTTATATCGCCGATGACATGTTAGAGTTTAACAGGATAGATAGGAACGGTATTATTTTACTTATAATCGTTTTTGTCCTGAGCGATATCATACCCAACGTGAATTATGTAGCTCACATAGGTGGAATATTAGCTGGTGTGTTACTGGCTATTACGAGGAGACGCCTTTTATCTATTTTCAGGGAAAATAGGAATATATGA
- a CDS encoding peptidase M50 — protein sequence MSWLREWEWRFSRLGEVESFALAILSIAVKGITLYHAGLGIAIAVLAATIAIVPHELAHRQTARQYGCYSRFTLNFTGFLFTTIINLLPFFGLVFFSGYTLISCRFFSADKRIDGITAAAGPITNLVISALFLALAAFTPNFLLSFIFQTIAGFNAVVGFFNLLPFWILDGLKVFRWNVVVWVILIAMSLVMMFLTGEI from the coding sequence TTGTCGTGGTTGAGAGAGTGGGAATGGAGGTTCAGCAGACTAGGCGAGGTTGAATCCTTCGCGCTCGCTATACTTTCCATAGCCGTTAAGGGTATTACCCTCTATCACGCTGGACTAGGAATAGCTATTGCAGTCTTAGCAGCTACCATAGCCATAGTACCACATGAATTGGCCCATAGGCAAACAGCTAGGCAATATGGGTGCTACTCAAGGTTTACCTTAAATTTTACAGGATTCCTATTCACGACTATTATCAACTTATTACCTTTCTTCGGTCTTGTATTTTTCTCCGGATATACCTTAATTTCATGCAGGTTCTTCTCAGCTGATAAAAGAATTGATGGAATTACAGCTGCAGCCGGTCCCATAACCAACTTGGTAATTTCTGCCCTATTCCTAGCTTTGGCTGCATTCACGCCTAACTTCCTGCTGTCATTTATCTTTCAAACTATTGCCGGCTTCAACGCTGTAGTTGGCTTCTTCAACCTGTTGCCATTCTGGATTTTAGACGGATTAAAAGTATTTAGGTGGAACGTGGTAGTATGGGTAATATTAATAGCAATGTCTCTAGTAATGATGTTCCTCACAGGGGAGATCTAA
- a CDS encoding MMPL family transporter — MKYVIPWILLMLLLAPIALQAQNYFVYSDSPFLSSQYKSVVAENIVKTYFNVSSESDIYVIINGTYNHSLDSLENVTKYLPGARILTPYEILKQYNEKYLEEIQPLLNETESKLTYAHMIFLNLTQLRSDLLKNISTFLYQLNVTYGIPLGKNVNAPPQVIEEYKTYYLLALNNQSTINASRLAGYLTFKDPYVIFFGFNNYTNKSLAISFLKNFSNYSLLIYLLTGQKLPTDALEDPGNFSLSLIEEQIPPPNLSLQEFHRNDSWLFIVQVPSNESLNAVNLFMGKVNGIVTGHLPIYAQSEMYTDQNLRIIDFVTVTLVGILLVLLLRSLAPILILVGSAVVGIEVAYAILIFLGNFGYHIYYISGLVIPPIVFGIAIDYSLLFIYRYFEELREGTKDPLKKAFRTAGRGAIFSGLSITLAFLSFLISSSPLLKNIGVALTVSSISSLLPSVLFTYSALLGMSTKTLAFPRKNVPNPSDSRSKYLSFMVNLSISKKYLVVLAMVVLSVLSIAVFMTHQTNVNANEIVPSNAESIVGLQEISKMFNYSTDYGILRGNPNSSYGYILNISKEAIDRGALVYGPASFGDKVFSSPSVLGNYFYRDGYTLIEFLIPYPVFSNGAINFTKWIISTNLLVGGSNAQRVDIVSNTVHVYYSFTLPMTIILILVYLGLLLRSIALPVRLVLSLLFSSLVGVAVMFLVFGNTYWLSPLIVFALLFSLGIDYDMFIVLRIKEETGVEDERVRKGVEKTGLVVTAAGLILSGAFFSLVAVNMMFLREIGFSVGFSILFDTFIVRPLIVPAIMSILGKYNWWPGIRKNRA; from the coding sequence ATGAAATACGTTATACCATGGATCCTGCTGATGCTGTTGCTAGCTCCAATTGCACTTCAAGCACAAAACTATTTCGTTTACAGCGATTCCCCTTTCTTGTCCTCACAGTACAAAAGCGTGGTGGCTGAAAACATTGTAAAAACCTATTTTAACGTAAGTTCTGAAAGCGACATCTACGTCATTATCAATGGAACCTATAATCACTCCCTAGACTCATTGGAGAACGTGACGAAGTATTTACCTGGAGCTAGAATATTAACACCATATGAAATATTGAAACAGTATAATGAAAAGTATCTTGAAGAAATCCAACCCCTGCTAAATGAGACCGAATCTAAATTGACTTACGCACACATGATATTTCTGAACCTCACGCAACTAAGATCTGATTTACTAAAGAATATTTCAACATTTCTTTACCAATTGAACGTCACCTATGGTATCCCTTTAGGCAAAAACGTGAATGCGCCTCCTCAGGTGATCGAAGAGTATAAGACCTATTACCTATTAGCCTTGAATAACCAATCTACAATAAATGCCTCGAGATTGGCAGGATACCTTACGTTCAAAGACCCTTACGTTATTTTCTTTGGGTTTAACAACTATACCAACAAGAGCCTGGCGATAAGTTTTCTGAAAAATTTTTCCAATTATTCATTATTAATATATCTTTTAACTGGACAGAAACTACCAACGGATGCCCTGGAGGATCCGGGGAACTTTTCTCTTAGTCTAATCGAAGAACAGATACCTCCTCCTAACTTATCCCTCCAGGAGTTCCATAGAAATGACTCCTGGCTGTTCATTGTCCAGGTACCTAGCAATGAGAGTCTTAATGCCGTGAACCTCTTTATGGGGAAGGTCAACGGTATAGTTACAGGGCACCTTCCCATATACGCTCAGTCGGAGATGTACACAGATCAAAACCTTAGGATAATTGACTTTGTCACCGTAACCCTTGTGGGGATATTATTGGTACTTCTACTGAGATCCTTGGCACCTATCCTCATACTCGTGGGAAGCGCAGTGGTGGGAATAGAGGTCGCATACGCTATTCTCATCTTTCTTGGAAATTTCGGGTATCATATATACTACATTTCAGGTCTAGTCATACCACCCATTGTGTTCGGGATAGCAATTGACTATTCACTTCTCTTCATATACAGGTATTTCGAGGAGCTTAGGGAAGGTACCAAAGACCCCCTGAAAAAAGCATTCAGGACAGCAGGTAGAGGGGCAATATTTAGCGGTCTCTCCATAACCCTTGCGTTTCTGTCTTTTCTGATATCATCCTCACCATTGCTTAAAAACATCGGAGTTGCTCTCACCGTAAGCTCCATTTCCTCCCTACTTCCCTCTGTACTTTTCACGTACTCAGCCCTCTTAGGTATGTCCACTAAGACTCTCGCCTTCCCTAGGAAGAACGTTCCGAACCCATCAGATTCCAGATCAAAATACTTGAGCTTCATGGTTAATCTATCCATAAGCAAGAAATACTTAGTAGTCCTTGCAATGGTAGTTTTATCAGTACTGTCAATCGCGGTATTTATGACCCACCAGACCAACGTCAACGCTAACGAGATAGTTCCCTCCAATGCTGAGAGCATCGTTGGTCTTCAGGAGATTTCCAAGATGTTCAATTATAGCACTGATTACGGGATTCTAAGGGGAAACCCCAACTCTTCCTATGGTTACATACTCAATATTTCAAAGGAGGCTATTGACAGAGGGGCACTGGTATACGGTCCAGCGTCGTTTGGAGACAAAGTTTTTAGCTCTCCAAGCGTTCTCGGAAACTATTTCTACAGAGACGGGTACACACTAATTGAGTTTCTAATACCTTATCCCGTGTTTAGTAATGGAGCTATCAATTTTACAAAGTGGATAATTTCAACCAACCTCTTAGTAGGTGGAAGTAACGCTCAGAGAGTGGACATAGTGTCTAATACTGTTCACGTTTACTATAGTTTCACTTTGCCCATGACAATTATTCTAATCTTGGTATACCTTGGACTTCTTCTAAGGTCAATAGCTCTGCCAGTTAGGCTAGTCCTTTCATTACTCTTCAGTTCCCTAGTTGGGGTAGCTGTCATGTTCTTGGTGTTTGGGAATACGTACTGGCTTTCTCCACTTATAGTATTCGCCCTCCTTTTCAGTCTAGGTATAGATTACGATATGTTCATTGTGCTTAGAATAAAGGAAGAAACAGGGGTGGAAGATGAGAGAGTAAGAAAAGGGGTAGAGAAAACAGGACTAGTTGTGACTGCAGCGGGCCTTATCCTTAGTGGAGCCTTCTTCTCTTTGGTAGCTGTTAATATGATGTTCTTGAGGGAGATAGGGTTCTCTGTCGGATTTTCCATTCTCTTCGACACTTTCATTGTGAGACCTTTGATAGTACCGGCCATAATGTCGATTTTAGGGAAGTATAATTGGTGGCCCGGAATTAGGAAGAATAGAGCCTAG
- a CDS encoding thiamine-phosphate synthase family protein, translating to MLDTPLSLITDILLPNVRGLVAKRLRAQGMSQNKISYLVGVTQPAVKQYLDEDEEQYIDKIVELGLKKDEIDSLVSTLVSLVLNGRGEEVSLYITTLGLLLLSELRFCNFHRSLNSSIPLDCKICQGLYKEEEESELGLAITVLKSKEVSKLIPEVLSNIAFSKKDPKDVLDVIAVPGRITVIGDLPTPASKPMWGGSKHLATVLLKIKDRCKKWRSVMNVKYDDKIENILINEGFTYKKVGPSDRRDDDAIAQMIAKEMGDCPEVVVHLGGNGLEPNAYVFGQNPLEVATKVTRIARLYSS from the coding sequence GTGTTAGATACTCCACTTTCGCTGATCACGGACATTCTTCTACCTAACGTTAGAGGTTTAGTGGCTAAAAGGCTTAGAGCTCAGGGAATGAGCCAAAACAAGATCTCCTATTTGGTAGGAGTGACCCAGCCAGCAGTTAAGCAATATCTTGACGAGGACGAGGAACAATACATCGACAAGATCGTGGAATTGGGACTAAAAAAGGATGAGATAGATTCACTTGTTAGTACCCTCGTTAGTCTGGTTTTGAATGGCAGAGGAGAAGAGGTGTCCTTGTATATTACCACGTTAGGTCTTCTCCTATTGAGCGAACTGAGGTTTTGTAATTTCCATAGATCGTTAAACTCATCGATACCACTAGACTGTAAGATATGTCAGGGTCTATATAAGGAGGAAGAGGAAAGTGAGCTTGGGTTAGCCATAACCGTACTCAAGAGCAAGGAGGTCTCAAAGCTAATTCCAGAAGTTCTTAGTAACATTGCCTTCTCCAAGAAGGATCCTAAAGACGTGTTAGACGTAATCGCAGTTCCTGGAAGGATTACGGTAATAGGGGATCTCCCTACTCCAGCTTCTAAGCCGATGTGGGGAGGTAGCAAACATCTGGCAACAGTTCTGCTCAAAATAAAGGATCGATGTAAGAAATGGCGATCCGTGATGAATGTAAAGTATGACGATAAAATAGAGAATATCCTAATTAACGAGGGATTTACCTATAAAAAAGTGGGTCCCTCAGACAGAAGAGATGACGACGCCATTGCCCAAATGATTGCCAAGGAGATGGGGGATTGTCCCGAGGTTGTCGTTCATTTGGGAGGGAATGGATTAGAGCCCAATGCCTACGTTTTCGGTCAAAACCCACTGGAGGTAGCAACTAAGGTTACAAGGATAGCTAGGCTCTATTCTTCCTAA